The Citrifermentans bemidjiense Bem genome window below encodes:
- a CDS encoding B12-binding domain-containing radical SAM protein, with protein MKVLLVYPKYPDTYWSFRHAMPFIGKKAAFPPLGLLTVAAMLPQSWEMRLIDLNVEPLSDADIFRADYVFVSAMTVQRESARQVLSRCRDMRVKTVAGGPLFSTCHDEFPEANHLLLGEAEETLPRFLADLDKEAPQRLYRPEGRPDLSSTPIPKWSLIDMRHYASMNIQYSRGCPFDCEFCDITQLFGHRPRTKNPEQVIAELEALYAAGWRGGVFFVDDNFIGDKGKLKKEVLPAILSWMKVRGYPFFFYTEASINLADDPQLIEMMVAAGFQEVFIGIESPEEDSLKETGKLQNYNRDLVASVHYLQRAGLQVQGGFIVGFDSDSPAIFEKQFRFIQESGIVTAMVGVLMVLRGTKLYNRLCREGRIISTCSGNNTDTALTYIPKMGPEVLIEGYQRLMRTIYSPEHFYARLMTFLKQYRLLGPSPFSMLQRRDIRAFFRSVLFLGILGKERLHYWKIFLWTLVRKPRLLPLTITLTIYGFHFRTVAEEICGSHGRDR; from the coding sequence ATGAAGGTTCTACTGGTTTATCCCAAGTACCCCGATACCTATTGGAGTTTCCGCCACGCCATGCCGTTTATCGGCAAGAAAGCGGCGTTTCCTCCTCTGGGGCTTCTTACTGTCGCAGCGATGCTCCCGCAGAGTTGGGAAATGAGGCTGATCGACCTCAACGTCGAGCCGCTCTCCGACGCCGACATCTTCCGGGCCGACTACGTATTCGTTAGCGCCATGACCGTGCAGAGGGAGTCCGCACGGCAAGTTCTGTCACGATGCCGCGACATGCGGGTCAAGACCGTTGCCGGCGGTCCGCTTTTTTCCACCTGCCACGACGAATTCCCGGAGGCGAACCACCTCCTTTTGGGCGAGGCCGAGGAGACCTTGCCCCGATTCCTGGCGGACCTGGACAAAGAGGCGCCGCAGCGGCTTTATCGCCCCGAGGGACGCCCCGACCTCTCCAGCACGCCGATCCCCAAATGGTCCCTTATCGACATGCGCCACTATGCTTCCATGAATATTCAGTACTCCCGCGGCTGTCCCTTCGACTGCGAGTTCTGCGACATCACCCAGCTCTTCGGCCATAGGCCCAGGACCAAGAATCCGGAACAAGTGATTGCCGAGTTGGAGGCGCTCTATGCGGCGGGGTGGCGCGGCGGGGTCTTCTTCGTGGACGACAACTTCATCGGCGACAAAGGGAAGCTGAAAAAGGAAGTTCTCCCGGCGATACTGTCCTGGATGAAGGTCCGCGGGTACCCCTTCTTCTTCTATACCGAGGCTTCCATAAACCTTGCCGACGACCCGCAGCTCATAGAAATGATGGTCGCCGCGGGGTTCCAGGAGGTCTTCATCGGGATCGAGAGTCCCGAAGAGGATTCGCTGAAGGAGACCGGAAAGCTCCAGAACTACAACCGCGATCTGGTGGCCTCCGTGCATTATCTCCAGCGGGCCGGGCTTCAGGTGCAGGGTGGCTTCATCGTCGGTTTCGACAGCGACTCGCCGGCCATCTTCGAGAAACAGTTCCGCTTCATCCAGGAAAGCGGCATCGTCACCGCCATGGTGGGGGTACTGATGGTCCTTCGGGGCACCAAGCTCTATAACCGCCTCTGCCGCGAGGGAAGAATCATAAGCACGTGCAGCGGGAACAACACCGATACCGCCCTCACCTATATTCCCAAAATGGGGCCGGAGGTGCTGATCGAAGGGTACCAGCGCCTGATGAGGACCATCTACTCCCCCGAGCATTTCTATGCACGGCTGATGACCTTCCTGAAACAGTACCGGCTTTTGGGACCCTCCCCCTTTTCCATGCTGCAGCGGCGCGATATCAGGGCCTTCTTTCGCTCCGTGCTTTTCCTGGGGATTCTCGGCAAGGAGCGGCTGCACTACTGGAAGATTTTCCTGTGGACCCTCGTCAGGAAACCGCGGCTTCTCCCGTTGACCATAACCCTCACCATCTATGGTTTTCATTTCCGTACCGTAGCGGAAGAAATCTGCGGCTCCCACGGCAGAGACCGGTAA
- a CDS encoding MFS transporter, with protein sequence MSNATAEPQLLRDSNYRIFWMGQSVSWLGCVTQSVAQGWLVWSLTKSPGQLALTAVMTSLPALLFSLLGGVIADRFDKRVLLMTTQAASLIPASLLGLLTACGEITVSQVLALAFLQATLQALELPARHAFLSELVPVGRLSQAVSLNAVSFNATRLIGPAIAGFTMAAFGTAPCFFINASSFLVGMLSLLFVQSAGGENLEGKRPGRLPLADLCEGFRFVLNDREVRPLLLQVALVGLLGIPFVPLLPVFADTLGVGARGLGVMSACAGGGSLLAAVALSWAREIRARKEVAASAAMLFAAALLVFSRSEHYPLTLFALALAGGALVVFLALVNRTLQQSSPGHMRGRVMAAYSLALIGTAPLGTALVGALAAMLGTAWALSFSSSLCLAAIVLSHFHSGRGAGETGCLTAAEGKP encoded by the coding sequence ATGAGTAACGCTACAGCAGAGCCGCAACTGTTGCGCGACAGCAATTATCGCATCTTCTGGATGGGGCAGAGTGTGTCATGGCTTGGGTGCGTGACGCAGTCGGTCGCCCAGGGGTGGCTGGTGTGGTCCCTGACAAAGTCTCCGGGGCAGCTTGCGCTGACCGCAGTCATGACATCGTTGCCGGCGCTTCTCTTCAGCCTTCTCGGCGGTGTCATTGCGGATCGCTTCGACAAGCGGGTGCTGCTCATGACCACACAAGCAGCATCCTTGATACCCGCCTCCTTGCTGGGTCTTCTGACCGCTTGCGGTGAGATCACCGTATCCCAGGTCTTGGCACTCGCGTTTCTCCAGGCGACCTTGCAAGCCCTGGAGTTGCCGGCACGACACGCATTCCTTTCCGAACTGGTCCCAGTTGGCCGGCTCAGCCAAGCAGTCTCCCTGAACGCAGTCTCCTTCAACGCCACACGCCTGATCGGCCCAGCGATAGCCGGTTTCACCATGGCAGCTTTCGGCACGGCCCCTTGCTTCTTCATAAACGCCTCCAGCTTCCTGGTCGGTATGCTGTCCCTTCTCTTCGTGCAGTCCGCGGGAGGGGAGAACCTTGAAGGCAAAAGGCCGGGGCGCCTTCCGCTTGCCGACCTCTGTGAGGGCTTTCGCTTTGTGCTGAACGACAGGGAGGTCCGGCCGCTGCTGCTACAGGTGGCCCTGGTCGGCTTGCTGGGGATCCCTTTCGTGCCGCTGCTCCCGGTGTTCGCCGATACGTTGGGAGTCGGAGCTCGGGGGCTTGGAGTGATGTCGGCCTGTGCCGGTGGCGGGTCGCTGCTCGCCGCAGTGGCATTGTCGTGGGCGCGGGAGATCCGGGCGCGGAAAGAAGTCGCCGCATCGGCAGCGATGCTATTTGCGGCAGCCTTGCTGGTATTCTCCCGCTCGGAGCACTATCCCCTGACCTTATTTGCCTTGGCCCTGGCAGGAGGGGCTCTGGTGGTATTTCTTGCGCTGGTAAATCGCACCCTGCAGCAGAGTTCCCCCGGCCACATGCGTGGAAGAGTCATGGCCGCCTACAGCTTGGCGCTCATCGGGACCGCCCCGCTGGGAACAGCCCTGGTGGGGGCCCTGGCCGCAATGCTCGGGACTGCCTGGGCACTCTCCTTTAGTTCCTCTCTTTGTCTTGCCGCCATCGTGCTGAGTCACTTTCACAGCGGACGGGGTGCAGGCGAAACCGGATGCCTCACAGCGGCTGAGGGCAAACCGTGA
- a CDS encoding flavocytochrome c translates to MRLSRFGFLMAAMMVVASATALWGGNAENLAKAHVGKATCADCHGSAKKVVVDDSEAAVNAKCINCHGTLAELGKNSHEEVNPHKSHLGEINCTACHHGHTASWAYCMNCHAFDMKIPGGGATAHKSAAPVSTAKRKPVKRTEQADVVVIGAGAAGFTAAITAHDAGAKVVIIEKQPITGGNSMLAAGGMNAAETSVQKEKGIADSVDLMYKDTMTGGGNLNDPALAMVLAKNSASSVDWLTGLGADLSDVGRMGGASVNRTHRPKGGSAVGAQVIDVLRRNAAQRKIDTRVNSKVVKIVEDGKGRVTGVQVEGKHSGLYTIKAKAVIIAAGGFSANAEKVAYLRPEYKGMTTSNQPGATGDGIDLGAAAGAELKDMKEIQIHPTVAAASRTLITEAVRGNGAILVNHEGKRFVNELTTRDKASAAILAQSGKSAYLVFDEGVRKSLKQIDGYFHLNLVQEGASIQELADKIKMPAGTLEATIAAYNKAYEAKNDPEFKRADLPRPLQTAKYYAIEVKPGVHYTMGGLKITTDSEVIAKDGKPIKGLFAAGEGTGGVHGKNRLGGNSISQTITFGRIAGANAAKVAKTASR, encoded by the coding sequence ATGAGACTTTCGAGGTTCGGCTTTTTGATGGCGGCAATGATGGTGGTGGCGTCGGCGACGGCACTGTGGGGCGGTAACGCGGAGAATCTGGCAAAAGCCCACGTGGGCAAAGCGACTTGTGCCGACTGCCACGGCAGCGCGAAGAAGGTCGTGGTGGATGACTCGGAAGCCGCCGTGAACGCCAAGTGCATCAATTGCCACGGAACGCTGGCCGAATTGGGGAAGAATTCCCACGAAGAGGTTAACCCCCATAAGTCGCACCTGGGAGAGATTAACTGTACCGCCTGCCATCATGGCCACACGGCTTCGTGGGCTTACTGTATGAACTGCCATGCTTTCGATATGAAGATTCCCGGTGGCGGGGCGACGGCTCACAAGTCCGCCGCGCCTGTTTCGACCGCCAAACGTAAACCGGTCAAGCGCACCGAACAGGCCGACGTTGTGGTCATAGGCGCCGGCGCGGCAGGCTTTACCGCGGCCATCACCGCGCATGATGCCGGCGCCAAGGTGGTCATTATCGAGAAGCAGCCCATCACCGGCGGCAACAGCATGCTGGCGGCCGGCGGCATGAACGCCGCTGAGACGTCGGTCCAGAAGGAAAAGGGAATCGCCGACTCCGTCGACCTCATGTACAAGGACACCATGACCGGAGGGGGGAATCTCAACGATCCGGCCCTAGCCATGGTGCTTGCCAAGAATTCCGCCTCGTCCGTTGACTGGCTCACCGGGCTCGGCGCCGACCTGAGCGACGTAGGGCGCATGGGGGGCGCCAGCGTCAACCGCACTCATCGTCCCAAGGGCGGCTCAGCGGTGGGCGCGCAGGTCATCGACGTTCTACGCAGAAACGCAGCGCAGCGCAAGATCGACACCCGCGTCAACAGCAAGGTGGTCAAAATCGTTGAAGACGGTAAGGGGAGGGTGACCGGAGTCCAGGTGGAAGGAAAACACAGCGGCCTTTACACCATCAAGGCAAAGGCCGTGATCATCGCTGCGGGTGGATTCTCGGCCAACGCAGAGAAAGTCGCCTACCTTCGACCGGAATACAAAGGGATGACCACCTCCAACCAGCCGGGTGCGACCGGCGACGGCATCGATCTGGGCGCTGCTGCCGGCGCAGAACTGAAGGACATGAAGGAGATCCAGATTCATCCCACCGTCGCTGCCGCAAGCCGTACCCTGATCACCGAGGCGGTGCGCGGCAATGGCGCCATCCTGGTGAACCACGAAGGAAAGCGCTTCGTTAACGAATTGACCACCCGCGACAAGGCATCCGCCGCCATATTGGCCCAGTCCGGCAAGTCCGCCTATCTCGTCTTCGACGAAGGGGTAAGGAAGAGCCTCAAGCAGATCGACGGCTATTTCCATCTGAACCTTGTGCAGGAAGGGGCCAGCATCCAGGAACTCGCCGACAAGATCAAGATGCCGGCCGGGACGCTGGAGGCGACCATTGCCGCCTACAATAAGGCGTACGAGGCGAAGAACGATCCCGAATTCAAGCGCGCCGACCTGCCGCGACCGCTTCAAACCGCCAAGTACTACGCCATCGAGGTGAAACCGGGGGTGCATTACACCATGGGTGGGCTCAAGATCACCACGGATAGCGAGGTGATAGCCAAGGATGGCAAACCGATCAAGGGGCTTTTCGCCGCAGGAGAGGGTACTGGCGGGGTTCATGGCAAGAACCGGCTGGGTGGAAACTCCATCTCGCAGACCATCACCTTCGGCAGGATAGCGGGGGCAAACGCAGCCAAGGTCGCCAAAACAGCTAGCCGCTAG